A stretch of the Amycolatopsis sp. BJA-103 genome encodes the following:
- a CDS encoding erythromycin esterase family protein yields MSQDIRDFVTPSCDLLGLGEPTHATPVFAEVRNELFAQLVDRGFRSIALETDRVAALVANDFVRDGTGTLDIAMSEGFTHTFGALDANRRLIAWMREYNENRPPEERLSFHGFDTQTENTSAPSPRRYLEYARDFLGSDVDIAGPAGDDERWGRTEAVLDAASSVGATADAYRLRAIAAELHAALRSRKPVTEAWARAEIHLMAGIDLLRYHRQCAEPLEPQERYAPLSAVRDAIMARNLLDIRAAEADRGRTLVFAHNLHLRRQPSTMRVAGTETHWFPAGALVAPLLGDRYAFVATSLGRSDAIALQEPEADTYEGFLQKHVTTAWGLLPASEIPPARVRTDPVPRQGYFPLDQAILDDAEAILHVVA; encoded by the coding sequence ATGAGTCAAGACATCCGAGACTTCGTGACCCCCTCGTGCGACCTGCTCGGCCTGGGCGAACCGACGCACGCGACCCCGGTCTTCGCGGAGGTCCGCAACGAGCTGTTCGCCCAGCTGGTCGATCGCGGCTTTCGCTCGATCGCCCTCGAAACCGATCGTGTGGCCGCGCTCGTCGCGAACGACTTCGTCCGGGACGGCACCGGCACCCTCGACATCGCGATGAGCGAAGGCTTCACGCACACCTTCGGCGCCCTGGACGCGAACCGGCGGCTGATCGCGTGGATGCGCGAGTACAACGAGAATCGCCCGCCCGAAGAGCGCCTTTCGTTCCACGGCTTCGACACCCAGACCGAGAACACCTCCGCGCCCAGCCCTCGGCGCTATCTCGAATACGCCCGCGACTTCCTGGGCAGCGACGTGGACATCGCGGGCCCGGCCGGTGACGACGAACGCTGGGGCCGCACGGAGGCGGTCCTCGACGCGGCTTCCTCCGTCGGTGCCACGGCCGACGCCTACCGGCTCCGCGCGATCGCGGCCGAGTTGCACGCCGCGCTCCGATCCCGCAAGCCGGTCACGGAAGCGTGGGCGAGGGCGGAGATCCACCTCATGGCGGGCATCGATCTGCTGCGCTACCACCGGCAATGCGCCGAACCTCTCGAGCCGCAAGAACGCTACGCACCCCTGAGCGCCGTCAGGGACGCCATCATGGCGCGAAATCTGCTGGACATCCGGGCCGCCGAAGCCGATCGCGGCCGGACGCTGGTCTTCGCCCACAATCTCCACCTACGGCGCCAGCCGAGCACGATGCGGGTGGCCGGGACGGAGACCCACTGGTTCCCCGCGGGCGCGCTGGTGGCACCGCTGCTCGGCGATCGCTACGCCTTCGTCGCGACGAGCCTCGGCCGAAGCGATGCCATCGCGCTTCAGGAGCCCGAGGCCGATACCTACGAAGGGTTCCTGCAGAAGCACGTCACCACGGCCTGGGGTCTGCTCCCCGCCTCCGAGATCCCGCCCGCCCGCGTCCGGACCGATCCCGTTCCGCGGCAGGGCTACTTCCCGCTCGACCAAGCGATCCTCGACGACGCGGAGGCGATCCTGCACGTCGTCGCCTAG
- a CDS encoding helix-turn-helix domain-containing protein, whose protein sequence is MVEKDSTARTRELGHRMKAFRQRGHFSGADVSRRNGWLQSKVTRWEQGLRELSVVDAALYLATCGEAEPERDLLLELTQPGSDLYWVRPYFDELVDPMKSLAIQENLAHTVVRYESLTLPGLLQTEQYARTTYELIGNRGQAQLDQVVNARMERQKLLRRDRPPQCRFYVHERALRSVIGGPRIMHEQLLHLVLSANLPYCSIRIVPESNEVSRTIESSFTIMEFTEHPAVVYTDSYAAGVFIDDRVAVEAYYSLVARLESDTLTAERSRQMLAEWADRYDRMDE, encoded by the coding sequence ATGGTTGAGAAGGATTCGACGGCGCGGACCCGGGAACTGGGCCACCGCATGAAGGCGTTCAGGCAGCGCGGGCACTTCAGCGGAGCCGACGTCAGCCGCCGTAACGGCTGGTTGCAGAGCAAGGTCACGAGGTGGGAACAGGGGCTGCGCGAGCTGTCCGTGGTGGACGCGGCGCTGTATCTCGCGACCTGCGGCGAGGCGGAGCCCGAGCGTGACCTGCTGCTGGAACTGACGCAGCCGGGCAGCGACCTGTACTGGGTACGACCGTACTTCGACGAACTCGTCGATCCGATGAAATCCCTGGCTATCCAAGAGAATCTCGCACATACGGTGGTGCGCTACGAGTCGTTGACGCTCCCCGGGCTGCTGCAGACCGAACAGTACGCCCGCACCACCTACGAACTGATCGGCAACCGCGGCCAGGCCCAGCTGGACCAGGTCGTGAACGCCCGGATGGAGCGGCAGAAGCTGCTGCGGCGGGATCGTCCGCCCCAGTGCCGGTTCTACGTCCACGAGCGCGCGCTGCGGTCGGTCATCGGCGGGCCGCGGATCATGCACGAGCAACTGCTCCACCTCGTCCTGTCGGCGAACCTGCCCTATTGCTCCATTCGTATCGTCCCCGAAAGCAACGAAGTGAGCAGAACAATCGAGAGTTCCTTCACCATCATGGAATTCACGGAACATCCGGCGGTGGTGTACACGGATTCCTATGCGGCCGGAGTGTTCATCGACGACCGGGTGGCGGTCGAGGCGTACTATTCGCTCGTCGCGCGTCTGGAAAGCGATACCCTGACCGCGGAGAGGTCGCGCCAAATGCTCGCCGAGTGGGCGGACCGGTACGACCGGATGGACGAATGA
- a CDS encoding CYTH and CHAD domain-containing protein: protein MTKTQDGAPVAEAEIERKYDLAADKPIPPLVPAGPVTNQADPRIDVLDATYFDTADFRLAQAGITLRRRLGGSDEGWHLKLPVSEDRREELRLPLSGKPDKVPGALARLVRARTLGAKLVQAAHLRTERTSYALLDAEGREVATLTDDVVTGEAGGEKAHLDRWREIEIELSPGTDPDVLDSLDRAVVNAGAKRSRWPSKLRRLTDELVPSAAGASGSVLADYFAEQLDALRRNDIGVRRDVEDSVHQMRVAARRLRSALKTFRRSLDADVANGLATELRWLGGELGPARDNEVMEERLHEEVKALPSELVLGNVGQLMTRHFSREAEEAKARAIRALDSKRYTDLLRALEKLVAKPKKIKDGKKELRKAVARSDRKLRDAVAVAAALRPGLEQDAALHEVRKKAKRARYAAETVQPVTGKKLRKWRKNVKAVQTTLGIHHDVVVTREVLRLLGLRAYAESENAFTYGLLHGRSVATAEAAHRRFAGQWQTVRKGSRPNWLR, encoded by the coding sequence GTGACGAAGACGCAGGACGGCGCCCCGGTGGCCGAGGCGGAGATCGAGCGGAAGTACGACCTGGCGGCCGACAAGCCCATCCCGCCGCTGGTCCCGGCCGGTCCCGTGACGAACCAGGCCGATCCGAGGATCGACGTCCTCGATGCCACGTACTTCGACACCGCCGACTTCCGGCTCGCGCAGGCGGGCATCACGCTGCGGCGGAGGCTCGGCGGGAGCGACGAGGGCTGGCATCTCAAGCTCCCGGTCAGCGAGGACAGGCGCGAGGAACTCCGCCTCCCGCTGTCGGGCAAGCCGGACAAGGTGCCCGGCGCGCTGGCGAGACTGGTCCGCGCGCGCACTCTCGGCGCCAAACTCGTCCAGGCCGCGCACCTGCGCACCGAGCGGACTTCGTACGCCCTCCTCGACGCGGAGGGCCGTGAGGTCGCGACGCTGACCGATGACGTCGTCACCGGCGAGGCGGGCGGGGAGAAGGCGCACCTAGACCGCTGGCGAGAGATCGAGATCGAACTTTCGCCCGGGACCGATCCCGACGTGCTCGACAGCCTGGATCGGGCCGTCGTGAACGCGGGCGCGAAGCGGTCGAGGTGGCCGTCGAAGCTCCGGCGGCTGACGGACGAGCTCGTGCCGTCGGCCGCGGGCGCGTCCGGTTCGGTACTGGCGGACTACTTCGCGGAGCAGCTGGACGCGCTGCGCCGCAACGACATCGGGGTTCGCCGGGACGTCGAGGACTCGGTGCACCAGATGCGGGTCGCCGCCAGGCGGCTGCGGAGTGCGCTGAAGACGTTCCGGCGTTCGCTCGACGCCGACGTCGCGAACGGGCTGGCCACCGAGCTGCGGTGGCTCGGTGGCGAACTCGGGCCGGCGAGGGACAACGAGGTGATGGAGGAGCGGCTGCACGAGGAAGTCAAGGCGCTTCCGTCCGAGTTGGTACTCGGCAACGTCGGGCAGCTGATGACGCGGCACTTCTCGCGCGAGGCCGAAGAGGCCAAGGCCCGGGCCATCCGGGCGCTCGACAGCAAGCGGTACACGGATCTGTTGCGGGCGCTGGAAAAGCTCGTCGCCAAGCCCAAGAAGATCAAGGACGGCAAGAAAGAGCTGCGCAAGGCGGTCGCTCGTTCGGACCGGAAGCTGCGTGACGCGGTCGCGGTCGCGGCGGCCTTGCGGCCCGGTCTGGAGCAGGACGCCGCGTTGCACGAGGTGCGCAAGAAGGCCAAGCGCGCCCGGTACGCCGCGGAGACGGTCCAGCCGGTGACAGGCAAGAAGCTTCGAAAATGGCGAAAGAACGTCAAGGCGGTGCAAACCACTCTCGGTATCCATCACGACGTCGTGGTCACCCGGGAGGTCTTGCGGCTTCTCGGCCTCCGCGCCTACGCCGAGAGTGAAAACGCTTTCACTTACGGCCTCCTGCATGGTCGTTCGGTCGCGACGGCCGAGGCCGCGCACCGGCGTTTCGCCGGACAATGGCAAACGGTGCGTAAAGGTTCCCGCCCGAATTGGCTTCGATGA
- a CDS encoding STAS domain-containing protein, whose amino-acid sequence MLPGQRVPGEPQPLAVTTTRRKDGVVILTAVGEIDAATVGRFRVELSGACVTEKHVILDLSGVGFLSCAGLHALEEANAASRRLSVIVKTALVSRILDVSGVGADLDVRWDVEDVHI is encoded by the coding sequence ATGTTGCCTGGCCAGCGCGTACCCGGCGAACCGCAGCCCCTGGCCGTGACCACCACCCGCCGCAAGGACGGCGTCGTCATCCTCACCGCGGTGGGGGAGATCGACGCGGCCACCGTCGGCCGGTTCCGCGTCGAACTCAGCGGTGCTTGCGTCACGGAAAAGCACGTGATCCTCGACCTTTCCGGCGTTGGTTTCCTCAGTTGCGCCGGATTGCACGCGCTGGAAGAGGCCAATGCCGCGTCGCGGCGGCTCTCGGTGATCGTGAAGACCGCCTTGGTGTCGCGGATTCTGGACGTCAGCGGGGTCGGAGCCGACCTCGACGTCCGGTGGGACGTCGAGGACGTCCATATCTAG
- a CDS encoding DNA polymerase ligase N-terminal domain-containing protein, which produces MRWPTMAEKLGEYRRKRKPGRTPEPIPERDGDGGTPAGANDLFVIQEHHASSLHWDVRLERDGVLVSWAVPKGLPMSPDLERLAVHTEDHPMDYLTFEGEIPAGEYGGGTMTIWDTGRYETLHFNDHKVEIVFHGKRARGKYLFLNVKKDGNDRGWLLKRLDPADPGRTELPPFLAPMLTKPGRLPSTGEDAEWAYEFDWSGRRTLIRVSGGRITAYDDSGDDVTGLYPEFRGLGEQLGAADAFLDGEIVVFDGGKPSPDGLGHRARATKSSAKRLVPRFPAFYLVNDLLHLDGRSCVESPYVERRELLDGLGLAGPHWQVPRYYRGDGGAVARAAREHGLAGVIAKRADSAYHPGRRTGEWLSITGARVQQVVLGGWRPGGGSRAGTFSSLLLGVPHEDGLRYIGNVGVGFAGDELEKLSQRLFRLERKTSPFRSVPEKQARDAHWSRPTIVGEVVFGGWTDGGCLRNPRWRGLLPDVAADEVELDG; this is translated from the coding sequence GTGCGCTGGCCGACCATGGCGGAGAAACTCGGCGAATACCGCCGTAAGCGCAAACCGGGACGGACTCCCGAACCCATTCCGGAACGCGACGGGGACGGCGGAACCCCGGCGGGGGCGAACGATCTCTTCGTCATCCAGGAACACCACGCGAGCAGCCTGCACTGGGACGTCCGGCTGGAACGGGACGGGGTGCTGGTCTCCTGGGCGGTGCCGAAAGGCCTGCCGATGTCACCGGATCTCGAACGCCTCGCCGTGCACACCGAAGACCACCCGATGGACTATCTCACCTTCGAAGGCGAGATTCCGGCCGGTGAATACGGCGGCGGCACCATGACGATCTGGGACACCGGCCGGTACGAAACGCTGCACTTCAACGACCACAAGGTCGAGATCGTCTTCCACGGGAAACGGGCGCGCGGGAAATACCTGTTCCTGAACGTGAAGAAGGACGGGAACGACCGCGGCTGGCTGCTCAAACGACTCGATCCGGCCGATCCCGGCCGCACGGAACTGCCTCCGTTCCTCGCTCCGATGCTGACCAAACCGGGGCGCCTTCCCTCGACCGGCGAAGACGCGGAATGGGCCTACGAATTCGACTGGTCGGGGCGCCGCACCCTGATCCGGGTGTCCGGCGGCCGGATCACCGCCTACGACGATTCGGGCGACGACGTCACCGGGCTGTACCCCGAGTTCCGCGGGCTGGGCGAGCAACTCGGTGCCGCCGATGCTTTTCTCGACGGGGAAATCGTCGTCTTCGACGGCGGGAAGCCGAGCCCGGACGGGCTCGGGCACCGCGCGCGGGCCACGAAGAGCTCCGCGAAACGGCTCGTCCCCCGGTTTCCGGCGTTCTACCTGGTGAACGACCTCCTGCATCTGGACGGCCGTTCCTGTGTCGAGTCGCCCTATGTCGAACGTCGAGAACTCCTCGATGGACTCGGTCTCGCCGGACCGCATTGGCAGGTCCCCCGGTACTACCGCGGCGACGGTGGCGCGGTCGCACGGGCCGCCCGCGAACACGGGCTCGCCGGCGTCATCGCGAAACGCGCCGACTCCGCGTACCACCCGGGAAGGCGGACCGGGGAATGGCTTTCCATCACCGGCGCCAGGGTCCAGCAGGTGGTACTGGGCGGCTGGCGGCCGGGTGGCGGCAGCCGGGCGGGCACGTTCAGTTCGCTGCTGCTCGGCGTCCCGCACGAGGATGGCTTGCGGTACATCGGGAACGTCGGTGTCGGCTTCGCGGGCGACGAGCTGGAGAAGCTGTCACAGCGGCTGTTCCGCTTGGAGCGCAAGACATCCCCGTTTCGCTCCGTACCGGAGAAACAGGCACGGGACGCGCATTGGTCGCGGCCGACCATCGTCGGCGAGGTCGTCTTCGGCGGCTGGACCGACGGGGGCTGCCTGCGCAATCCGCGCTGGCGTGGCCTGCTGCCGGACGTCGCCGCCGACGAGGTCGAACTCGACGGCTAG
- a CDS encoding ABC transporter ATP-binding protein translates to MSAPESTTESSTPAKPAGERASAARGPGPGGGGFGRGPAAFMGGPSVEKALDFKGSLKRLLRLLQPQRAVLYGILAFGVASVALSVIGPKILGMATDLIFAGVVAKDMPAGVSKAEVIAGLRAKGDNTLADMFSAIDFVPGQRIDIDAVGQVLMWVLLLYIVASFFALLQARLTTNLVQRAVFELREKIEEKFAKLPLSYFDRQPRGEVLSRATNDIDNLAQSLQQTLAQIVSSLLMVVGVLAMMFVISPLLALVALLSVPASVIVAAKIGKKAQPQFIKQWSTTGRLNAHIEEMYTGHSLVKVFGRREEAEEVFREHNDTLYGASFRAQFISGTIQPAMMFIGNLSYVLVAVIGALRVASGTLSLGDVQAFIQYSRQFSQPVTQIASMANLLQSGIASAERVFALLDADEQEPEPAEPARVGEVRGQVEFEHVSFRYTPNTPLIEDLSLTVEPGHTVAIVGPTGAGKTTLVNLLMRFYELDGGRITLDGVDIAEMDREDLRSKTGMVLQDAWLFGGTIAENIAYGSAGATQEEIVAAAKATHVDRFVRTLPEGYETVIDDEGGTVSAGEKQLITVARAFLAKPAILILDEATSSVDTRTEVLIQRAMNSLREGRTSFVIAHRLSTIRDADVILVMENGSIVEQGDHETLLLTGGAYSRLYAAQFAEALAETD, encoded by the coding sequence ATGAGCGCGCCCGAATCCACCACAGAATCGAGTACCCCGGCGAAACCCGCGGGCGAGCGCGCGAGCGCGGCACGAGGCCCCGGGCCCGGCGGTGGCGGCTTCGGCCGCGGTCCCGCCGCCTTCATGGGCGGACCGTCCGTCGAGAAGGCACTGGACTTCAAGGGATCCCTGAAACGGCTGTTGCGGCTGCTGCAGCCGCAACGCGCCGTGTTGTACGGCATCTTGGCGTTCGGTGTCGCCAGCGTCGCGCTGAGCGTCATCGGCCCGAAGATCCTCGGCATGGCGACGGACCTCATCTTCGCGGGGGTCGTCGCGAAGGACATGCCCGCAGGGGTGAGCAAGGCGGAGGTCATCGCCGGACTGCGGGCGAAGGGCGACAACACGCTCGCCGACATGTTCTCGGCGATCGACTTCGTCCCTGGCCAGCGCATCGACATCGACGCCGTCGGCCAGGTCCTGATGTGGGTGCTGCTGCTCTACATCGTGGCGTCGTTCTTCGCGCTTCTGCAGGCGAGGCTGACCACGAACCTGGTCCAGCGCGCGGTGTTCGAACTGCGGGAGAAGATCGAGGAGAAGTTCGCCAAGCTCCCGCTGAGTTACTTCGACCGCCAGCCGCGTGGTGAGGTGCTGAGCCGGGCCACCAACGACATCGACAACCTCGCGCAATCGCTGCAGCAGACGCTCGCGCAGATCGTGTCTTCGCTGCTGATGGTGGTCGGCGTGCTCGCGATGATGTTCGTCATCTCGCCGCTGCTGGCGCTGGTCGCACTGCTCTCGGTGCCCGCCTCGGTGATCGTCGCGGCGAAGATCGGCAAGAAGGCGCAGCCGCAGTTCATCAAGCAGTGGTCCACCACCGGGCGGCTCAACGCGCATATCGAGGAGATGTACACCGGGCACTCGCTGGTCAAGGTGTTCGGCCGCCGTGAGGAGGCCGAGGAGGTCTTCCGCGAGCACAACGACACGCTCTACGGCGCGAGCTTCCGGGCGCAGTTCATCTCGGGCACCATCCAGCCCGCGATGATGTTCATCGGCAACCTGAGCTACGTGCTGGTGGCCGTGATCGGCGCGCTGCGGGTGGCTTCCGGGACGCTGTCGCTCGGCGACGTCCAGGCGTTCATCCAGTATTCACGGCAGTTCAGCCAGCCGGTCACCCAGATCGCCAGCATGGCGAACCTGCTGCAGTCCGGGATCGCGTCCGCGGAGCGGGTCTTCGCGTTGCTCGACGCGGACGAGCAGGAGCCCGAACCCGCCGAACCCGCGCGGGTGGGCGAGGTGCGCGGACAGGTCGAGTTCGAGCACGTGTCGTTCCGGTACACCCCGAACACCCCGCTCATCGAAGACCTGTCGCTCACCGTCGAGCCGGGGCACACCGTCGCCATCGTCGGCCCGACCGGCGCGGGGAAGACCACCCTGGTCAACCTGCTCATGCGGTTCTACGAACTCGACGGCGGCCGGATCACCCTCGACGGTGTCGACATCGCCGAGATGGACCGCGAGGACCTGCGGTCCAAGACCGGCATGGTGCTGCAGGACGCGTGGCTGTTCGGCGGCACGATCGCGGAGAACATCGCCTACGGTTCCGCGGGCGCCACGCAGGAGGAGATCGTCGCGGCGGCCAAGGCGACCCACGTCGACCGGTTCGTCCGTACCCTCCCGGAGGGCTACGAAACGGTGATCGACGACGAGGGCGGCACGGTCAGCGCCGGCGAGAAACAGCTGATCACCGTCGCGCGGGCGTTCCTGGCGAAACCCGCGATCCTCATCCTCGACGAGGCCACCAGTTCGGTCGACACCCGGACCGAGGTGCTGATCCAGCGGGCGATGAATTCGCTGCGCGAGGGGCGGACGAGTTTCGTCATCGCGCACCGGCTTTCCACCATCCGCGACGCGGACGTCATCCTCGTGATGGAGAACGGCTCGATCGTCGAGCAGGGCGATCACGAAACGCTGCTGCTCACCGGTGGTGCGTACTCGCGGCTCTACGCGGCCCAGTTCGCGGAGGCGCTGGCCGAGACCGACTGA
- a CDS encoding ABC transporter ATP-binding protein, with amino-acid sequence MLTKLLRTHLRPYRRDLWLIVLLQFVQTLAGLYLPTLNADIIDDGVVKGDIDYILGVGGVMLLVSLVQIACSIGAVYYGARTAMAVGRDVRGAIFHRVQDFSAREVGQFGTPSLITRTTNDVQQVQMLTLMAFTLMVSAPIMCFGGIIMALNQDVTLSWLLVVVVPILGVSVGIIIARMRPAFRLMQERIDKINQILREQIMGIRVIRAFVKDTHERRRFTKANTELLDVSLIVGRLMALMFPIVMLVMNASSVAVLWFGGLRIDDGSMQIGALTAFLSYLMQILMAVMMATFMFMMVPRAEVSAERITEVLDTHTSVVLPTNPVSPGEVHGRLELSDVEFRYPGAEKPVLQEISLLARPGETTAIIGSTGSGKTTLLNLIPRLMDATDGSVLVDGVDVRELDPTVLSDAVGLVPQKPYLFAGTVASNLRYGKSDATDEELWHALEVAQGKDFVERMSEGLDSPIAQGGTNVSGGQRQRLAIARMLVRRPEIYLFDDSFSALDYATDAALRRALVAETAEATVVIVAQRVSTIRHADRIVVIDEGRVVGNGTHTELMESNETYREIVLSQLTEQEAA; translated from the coding sequence GTGCTGACGAAGTTGTTGCGCACTCACCTGCGCCCCTACCGGCGAGACCTGTGGCTGATCGTGCTGCTGCAGTTCGTCCAGACCCTCGCCGGGCTCTACCTGCCCACGCTGAACGCCGACATCATCGACGACGGCGTGGTCAAGGGCGACATCGACTACATCCTCGGCGTCGGCGGCGTGATGCTGCTGGTGTCGCTGGTGCAGATCGCCTGCTCCATCGGCGCCGTCTACTACGGCGCCCGCACCGCCATGGCCGTCGGCCGCGACGTCCGCGGCGCGATCTTCCACCGGGTCCAGGACTTCTCCGCCCGCGAGGTCGGCCAGTTCGGGACGCCGTCGCTGATCACCCGCACCACCAACGACGTCCAGCAGGTGCAGATGCTGACGTTGATGGCGTTCACGCTGATGGTGTCCGCGCCGATCATGTGCTTCGGCGGCATCATCATGGCGCTCAACCAGGACGTCACGCTCTCGTGGCTGCTGGTGGTCGTCGTGCCGATCCTCGGCGTCTCGGTCGGGATCATCATCGCGAGGATGCGGCCCGCGTTCCGGCTGATGCAGGAGCGGATCGACAAGATCAACCAGATCCTGCGCGAGCAGATCATGGGCATCCGCGTGATCAGGGCCTTCGTCAAGGACACCCACGAGCGGCGGCGGTTCACCAAGGCGAACACCGAACTGCTCGACGTCTCCCTGATCGTCGGCAGGCTCATGGCGCTGATGTTCCCCATCGTCATGCTCGTGATGAACGCCTCCAGCGTCGCCGTGCTGTGGTTCGGCGGGTTGCGCATCGACGACGGCAGCATGCAGATCGGCGCGCTGACCGCGTTCCTGTCCTACCTCATGCAGATCCTGATGGCGGTCATGATGGCCACCTTCATGTTCATGATGGTGCCGCGAGCCGAAGTCAGCGCCGAGCGCATCACCGAGGTGCTCGACACGCACACCAGCGTCGTCCTGCCGACGAACCCGGTCAGCCCCGGTGAGGTGCACGGGCGGCTGGAACTGTCCGATGTGGAGTTCCGCTACCCCGGTGCGGAAAAGCCGGTGCTGCAGGAGATCTCGCTGCTGGCCAGGCCCGGTGAGACGACCGCGATCATCGGCAGCACGGGCAGCGGAAAGACCACGCTGCTCAACCTGATCCCCCGGCTGATGGACGCCACCGACGGCTCGGTGCTCGTCGACGGCGTGGACGTCCGGGAACTGGATCCGACCGTGCTGTCCGACGCCGTCGGGCTGGTGCCGCAGAAGCCGTACCTGTTCGCCGGGACGGTCGCGAGCAACCTCCGGTACGGCAAGTCCGACGCCACCGACGAGGAACTGTGGCACGCGCTGGAAGTGGCGCAGGGCAAGGACTTCGTCGAGCGGATGTCCGAGGGACTGGACTCCCCCATCGCCCAGGGCGGGACCAACGTCTCGGGCGGCCAGCGGCAGCGGCTCGCGATCGCGCGGATGCTGGTGCGGCGCCCCGAGATCTACCTGTTCGACGACTCCTTCTCCGCGCTCGACTACGCGACCGACGCCGCGCTGCGGCGGGCGCTGGTGGCCGAGACCGCCGAGGCGACCGTGGTCATCGTCGCGCAGCGGGTCAGCACGATCCGCCACGCCGACCGCATCGTCGTCATCGACGAGGGCCGCGTCGTCGGCAACGGCACCCATACCGAACTCATGGAGAGCAACGAAACCTACCGGGAGATCGTGCTGTCCCAGCTGACCGAGCAGGAGGCCGCCTGA
- a CDS encoding TetR/AcrR family transcriptional regulator: MTTDSAAPLGLRERKKRAARRAMSEAALKLAMEKGVEQVRVEDIAGAVGVSPRTFNNYFSSKEEAICSFIVERQELLREALRERPSGESLWEAVGAATLEAYSKLGEPDRGSVELARSLLLHPSMQGEFLKAHAKVEQVLADAILERAGASAENALNSRLMAAIVESAVKTAFFSWLVNEGSGPFLETLDVLLREAAAGVPSLTGPEPVKKPKKQ, encoded by the coding sequence GTGACCACCGACTCGGCCGCCCCTCTCGGACTGCGCGAACGCAAGAAGCGCGCCGCCCGGCGCGCGATGAGCGAGGCAGCGCTCAAGCTCGCCATGGAGAAGGGCGTCGAGCAGGTCCGCGTCGAGGACATCGCCGGCGCCGTGGGGGTGTCACCGCGCACGTTCAACAACTACTTCTCCAGCAAGGAAGAGGCGATCTGCTCGTTCATCGTCGAACGGCAGGAACTCCTGCGGGAGGCGCTGCGCGAGCGGCCTTCGGGAGAGTCCTTGTGGGAAGCGGTCGGCGCCGCGACGCTGGAGGCCTACAGCAAGCTGGGAGAACCGGATCGCGGTTCAGTGGAGCTGGCACGGTCGCTGCTCCTGCACCCGTCGATGCAGGGCGAGTTCCTCAAGGCGCACGCCAAGGTCGAACAGGTGCTGGCCGACGCCATCCTCGAACGTGCGGGCGCGAGCGCGGAAAACGCGTTGAACTCGCGGCTCATGGCGGCGATCGTGGAGTCCGCGGTGAAGACGGCGTTCTTCAGCTGGCTGGTCAACGAGGGGTCCGGACCGTTCCTGGAAACGCTCGACGTCCTTCTGCGCGAGGCGGCCGCGGGTGTCCCGTCACTCACCGGACCCGAACCGGTGAAGAAACCGAAGAAGCAGTAA